A DNA window from Geovibrio ferrireducens contains the following coding sequences:
- a CDS encoding aldehyde dehydrogenase family protein, protein MPKHYRTLVNGKWIETGKGLEVKNKFSGETFAYVPQADETLTNEAIDAAEAAFRLFRRMPAHKRSDILEKTAQGILERADEIAEIICLEAGKAWKFSMNEVLRSAETFKFASEEAKHIHGETIQVDASKFGENRMGYFLREPVGVIGAITPFNFPLNLVAHKVAPAIATGNTVVLKPASSTPLSSIILAEIMEKAGLPAGVLNVVIGSGATVGDTIVISPKTKKITFTGSPGVGDQIMRKAGIKKVTLELGNNSATIIEPDADLEKTAARCVVSAFSNSGQVCISLQRIYVNSKCADEFTKLFVEKTKALKVGDPMDKACDVGPMIDAKELNRIDAWVKEAVAQGAVLAAGGRAEGMIYYPAVLTNVTEDMKVMCMETFAPVVSIVAYDNFDDALAKVNDSDFGLQAGIYTTDINKAMKAVDELDVGGVMINDTSTFRVDHLPYGGNKLSGLGREGVKFAMEDMMTIKMVMINRN, encoded by the coding sequence ATGCCCAAACATTACAGAACACTTGTAAACGGAAAATGGATTGAAACTGGTAAGGGACTGGAAGTAAAGAATAAATTCAGCGGTGAAACCTTTGCTTATGTTCCTCAGGCTGATGAAACGCTCACCAACGAGGCCATAGACGCAGCGGAAGCGGCGTTCAGGCTTTTCCGCAGAATGCCTGCGCACAAGCGTTCCGATATACTGGAAAAGACAGCGCAGGGCATACTTGAACGTGCAGATGAGATAGCAGAGATAATCTGCCTTGAGGCCGGCAAGGCTTGGAAGTTCTCCATGAACGAGGTTCTTCGCAGTGCGGAGACATTCAAGTTCGCCTCCGAGGAAGCAAAGCACATCCACGGCGAAACAATTCAGGTGGATGCCAGCAAGTTCGGCGAAAACCGCATGGGCTACTTTCTGCGTGAGCCTGTAGGTGTAATAGGCGCCATAACCCCCTTCAACTTCCCCCTTAACCTTGTGGCTCATAAGGTTGCTCCGGCTATTGCCACAGGAAACACTGTGGTGCTGAAACCTGCCTCATCAACTCCTCTCTCATCCATAATTCTCGCTGAAATAATGGAAAAAGCAGGCCTGCCCGCAGGAGTGCTGAATGTGGTTATAGGTTCAGGCGCAACTGTGGGAGACACTATAGTTATAAGCCCGAAAACCAAGAAGATTACCTTTACCGGTTCGCCCGGAGTAGGGGATCAGATAATGCGCAAGGCCGGAATCAAGAAGGTTACGCTGGAGCTCGGCAACAACTCGGCAACAATCATTGAGCCGGATGCGGATCTTGAGAAAACCGCCGCCAGATGCGTTGTCAGCGCTTTTTCAAACTCCGGTCAGGTGTGCATCTCCCTCCAGAGGATATATGTAAACAGCAAATGTGCGGATGAGTTCACTAAGCTGTTTGTGGAAAAGACAAAAGCTCTGAAAGTCGGTGATCCAATGGATAAGGCGTGCGATGTTGGGCCCATGATAGATGCAAAAGAGCTTAACCGTATAGATGCGTGGGTTAAGGAGGCAGTCGCTCAGGGTGCTGTACTGGCGGCAGGCGGCAGGGCGGAAGGCATGATTTATTACCCCGCAGTGCTTACGAACGTTACGGAGGACATGAAGGTAATGTGCATGGAAACCTTCGCACCTGTAGTGTCCATTGTTGCGTATGATAACTTTGACGATGCACTGGCAAAAGTGAACGATTCGGACTTCGGACTTCAGGCGGGTATATACACCACAGATATAAATAAGGCGATGAAAGCCGTTGATGAACTTGATGTTGGCGGAGTGATGATAAATGATACATCCACTTTCAGGGTCGATCATCTGCCGTACGGCGGCAACAAGCTCTCCGGTCTCGGCAGAGAGGGCGTTAAATTCGCCATGGAAGATATGATGACGATTAAGATGGTGATGATTAACAGAAATTAA
- a CDS encoding sigma-54-dependent transcriptional regulator, with amino-acid sequence MINFNNYGSSILLVDDEKDELEAYSFLLQTMGIKNITTLEDSREVMDTLRGMSFPVVFLDLNMPHKSGQDVLREIKEQMPQVPVIICTANSEIEVAVECLKLGAHDYLVKPINMNTFSSALRNAHEIGALRSELLTMKGVNFGGGLRRRDVFSRIVTRSAEMHSIFQYIEAIAVSGQPVLILGETGSGKEMLSRAVHDVSGFTGEFVAVDVSGLDDTLFSDTLFGHAKGAYTGADGVRSGLIERARQGTIFLDEIGDLSEVSQVKLLRLLQERIYYPLGSDKPKRCEARIIAAANKDLSSAASSGGFRRDLYYRLSTHLIKVPPLRERREDIPLIADYLAEEAAKTVSKPKPEISREAMSLLTSHAYPGNIRELKTYIYDAVVRCTDGVITENIIAGRLGGAEALQTPDDKTVSSLEKIFGRFPTLDEVSEYAVNEALAVSENMSQAAKLLGISKQALHKRLKKRTP; translated from the coding sequence ATGATAAATTTCAACAACTACGGCTCAAGCATTCTTCTGGTGGATGATGAGAAGGACGAGCTTGAGGCATATTCCTTTCTGCTTCAGACAATGGGAATTAAAAATATTACGACCCTTGAGGATTCAAGGGAGGTTATGGACACCCTGCGGGGAATGTCTTTTCCTGTGGTTTTTCTGGATCTCAATATGCCTCACAAGTCCGGACAGGATGTCCTGCGTGAGATAAAAGAGCAGATGCCGCAGGTTCCCGTCATAATCTGCACCGCCAATTCGGAGATCGAGGTGGCTGTTGAGTGTCTCAAGCTGGGCGCCCATGATTATCTTGTAAAACCGATAAATATGAACACATTCAGTTCTGCGCTGAGAAATGCCCATGAGATAGGCGCTCTTCGTTCCGAGCTTCTCACAATGAAAGGGGTTAACTTCGGCGGCGGTCTGCGCAGGAGAGATGTTTTCAGCCGCATTGTCACCCGAAGTGCCGAAATGCACAGTATTTTTCAGTATATCGAAGCCATAGCGGTCAGCGGTCAGCCTGTGCTTATTCTGGGTGAAACAGGCTCCGGCAAGGAGATGCTTTCCCGTGCAGTGCATGATGTCAGCGGCTTCACTGGTGAGTTTGTGGCTGTGGATGTTTCCGGTCTGGATGATACGCTTTTCTCCGATACCCTGTTCGGTCACGCCAAAGGAGCCTACACCGGCGCGGACGGCGTGCGTTCGGGACTGATAGAAAGGGCAAGGCAGGGCACAATCTTTCTGGATGAAATAGGGGATCTCAGCGAGGTTTCTCAGGTGAAGCTTCTGCGTCTTTTGCAGGAGCGGATATATTATCCCCTCGGCTCTGACAAACCGAAAAGATGCGAGGCGAGAATAATCGCTGCGGCGAATAAAGACCTCAGCTCCGCCGCTTCCTCCGGCGGGTTCCGCAGGGATTTATATTACAGGCTGAGCACTCATCTCATAAAGGTTCCTCCCCTTCGCGAGAGAAGGGAGGATATTCCGCTGATAGCGGATTATCTGGCGGAAGAGGCAGCTAAAACCGTCAGCAAGCCTAAGCCGGAAATCAGCAGGGAAGCTATGAGCCTGCTCACCTCCCATGCGTATCCGGGAAATATCCGAGAATTAAAAACATATATCTATGACGCTGTTGTGCGCTGCACAGACGGCGTAATCACAGAGAATATCATAGCCGGACGCTTGGGCGGAGCCGAAGCTTTACAGACTCCGGATGATAAGACCGTCAGTTCCCTTGAAAAAATCTTCGGGCGCTTTCCCACTCTGGACGAGGTTTCCGAATACGCAGTTAACGAGGCTCTTGCGGTTTCCGAAAACATGAGTCAGGCCGCAAAGCTCTTAGGCATATCAAAACAGGCTCTCCACAAACGTCTTAAAAAGCGCACTCCCTGA
- a CDS encoding cache domain-containing protein translates to MIIKLRNSLIVLAVLLAAIIVLVSVTYHSANVVIESTVLAHQQNVAAQAAATTEMWLKHQMQVVDSAIDQINKIDPITEASSMPVLKMALAAGDFSDVYIGLEDGTMIDGAEWVPPAGYDPRVRPWYINAVEKGKMAVSPPYIDMTTREMVIALSAPLYRDDRVIGVISNDIILDMLVKNVMNVKAAETGYSFIVNSEGTFMVHPDQELLLTHSLQDTDPTLRRVMEHFKSSDSGTFSYKIGGQENILAYQLISSVGWYLCTTMTKEEAYALSERTSMLFAAESALRAVGFMVLLTMSVVGVSAFLLFIYNRRYKSTVLQHAEQISGMNQDLAWNINRRKEVETHYQTLFHVANDAILISKGMIIVECNEKAKEVFGVNHYGIIGNNMLDLSPEIQPDGEVSLEKVRRIINKASEGEQQSFMWSFLRSDGTEFPCEVNLKSQHLNKEEFILISIRDISKRVNAEQQLRQAQKMAAMGEMLGAIAHQWRQPLNTLSTYVVSIQSAFYNNMISKEFVEKLVTAADSQIQFMSKTIDDFRHFFKPSKNKEHFSIADVVDSSVKLMQPNFKQSGIVMKLNVPDDAALVVYGYRSEFVHVIVNILANARDAVVEKLSSDPDADSREIKIDVENLANNVMIHITDRGCGITESMMPKIFNPYFTTKGTASGTGMGLYMAKMIVENEMHGTITVKSGDGKTVFTVSLPKHSEAE, encoded by the coding sequence ATGATAATCAAACTGAGAAATTCATTAATTGTTCTTGCTGTTCTTCTCGCCGCCATAATTGTTCTGGTGAGCGTAACCTATCACAGTGCCAATGTGGTAATAGAAAGCACCGTGCTTGCCCACCAGCAGAATGTGGCGGCTCAGGCTGCGGCCACAACTGAAATGTGGCTTAAACATCAGATGCAAGTTGTGGATTCTGCCATTGACCAAATCAATAAAATAGACCCCATAACAGAAGCCAGTTCCATGCCTGTTCTGAAAATGGCGCTGGCCGCAGGGGATTTCAGCGATGTTTACATAGGTCTTGAGGACGGAACCATGATAGACGGAGCGGAGTGGGTTCCCCCTGCCGGGTACGACCCCAGAGTCCGCCCATGGTACATAAATGCGGTGGAAAAGGGCAAGATGGCAGTTTCACCCCCGTATATAGACATGACAACCAGAGAGATGGTTATAGCCCTGTCTGCGCCGCTTTACAGGGACGACAGGGTAATAGGCGTAATCAGCAACGACATTATTCTGGACATGCTGGTGAAGAACGTAATGAACGTGAAGGCGGCGGAAACAGGCTACTCCTTCATAGTCAACTCCGAAGGGACATTCATGGTGCACCCTGATCAGGAGCTCCTGCTTACTCACAGTCTTCAGGACACAGACCCGACTCTCAGAAGGGTGATGGAGCACTTCAAAAGCTCTGATTCAGGCACTTTTTCATATAAAATCGGCGGACAGGAGAATATCCTCGCCTATCAGCTTATCTCAAGTGTCGGCTGGTATCTCTGCACCACCATGACAAAGGAAGAGGCATACGCCCTGTCTGAGCGCACTTCCATGCTTTTTGCTGCGGAATCCGCTCTCAGGGCTGTGGGGTTTATGGTTCTGCTCACTATGTCTGTTGTGGGCGTGAGTGCCTTTCTGCTTTTTATTTACAACCGCCGCTATAAGTCAACAGTGCTGCAGCATGCTGAACAGATAAGCGGTATGAATCAGGATCTTGCGTGGAACATAAACAGGCGCAAGGAGGTTGAAACCCATTATCAGACCCTTTTCCATGTCGCAAATGATGCGATACTCATCAGCAAGGGGATGATCATTGTCGAGTGCAACGAGAAGGCGAAGGAAGTCTTCGGAGTAAACCACTACGGCATAATCGGAAATAACATGCTTGATCTCTCTCCTGAGATTCAGCCTGACGGCGAGGTAAGCCTTGAAAAGGTTCGGCGGATCATTAACAAAGCCAGTGAAGGTGAGCAGCAGTCATTCATGTGGAGCTTTCTCCGCTCTGACGGGACAGAGTTTCCCTGCGAGGTTAACCTCAAGAGCCAGCATCTTAATAAGGAGGAGTTTATCCTCATAAGTATCAGGGATATATCAAAACGTGTGAATGCCGAGCAGCAGCTCAGGCAGGCGCAGAAAATGGCAGCAATGGGCGAAATGCTGGGCGCTATAGCCCACCAGTGGCGTCAGCCGCTTAACACTCTTTCCACCTATGTCGTCAGCATACAGTCCGCCTTTTACAACAATATGATTTCTAAGGAATTTGTTGAGAAGCTTGTTACCGCGGCAGACTCACAGATTCAATTTATGTCCAAAACCATAGACGATTTCCGTCACTTCTTCAAACCCAGCAAGAATAAGGAGCATTTCAGCATAGCGGATGTTGTGGACAGTTCGGTGAAGCTCATGCAGCCAAACTTCAAGCAGAGCGGAATCGTAATGAAGCTGAATGTGCCTGATGATGCGGCACTTGTGGTATACGGCTACAGAAGTGAGTTTGTGCATGTCATAGTGAATATCCTTGCCAACGCACGGGATGCAGTTGTTGAAAAATTATCTTCTGATCCTGATGCGGATTCGAGAGAGATAAAAATCGATGTTGAGAACCTCGCAAACAATGTTATGATACACATCACAGACAGAGGCTGCGGCATAACGGAAAGCATGATGCCGAAGATTTTCAATCCTTATTTTACAACAAAAGGCACAGCCTCCGGCACCGGCATGGGGCTTTACATGGCGAAGATGATTGTCGAGAATGAAATGCACGGCACAATAACCGTAAAAAGCGGTGACGGGAAAACAGTTTTCACTGTGTCCCTGCCGAAGCACTCAGAGGCTGAATGA
- a CDS encoding DUF5131 family protein, whose translation MPIWNPWHGCTKISPGCDNCYVYRMDAVHNKDSSKVEKTGNFNLPLKCTRSGDYKLTGSDLVYTCFTSDFFLEEADEWRRDIWEMIRFRSDLTFFIITKRIDRFHVSLPEDWGEGYENVHIACTTENQKMADFRLPLFLEVPVKHKSVICEPLLEAIDLSAYLKPSIECVIVGGESGIEARECSYDWVLSIREQCRAAGISFNFRQTGRHFRKGGKLYTLRRELHRSQAKKAGIDLP comes from the coding sequence TTGCCTATCTGGAACCCATGGCACGGATGCACAAAAATCAGCCCCGGATGCGATAACTGCTACGTTTACCGCATGGATGCCGTTCACAATAAAGACAGCTCCAAGGTTGAAAAAACGGGAAACTTCAACCTGCCGCTGAAATGCACCAGAAGCGGAGACTATAAGCTCACCGGGAGCGATTTGGTGTACACCTGTTTCACATCTGACTTTTTTCTGGAAGAGGCGGATGAGTGGCGCAGGGATATATGGGAGATGATCCGCTTCCGTTCGGATCTCACATTCTTCATCATAACCAAGCGTATTGACCGTTTCCATGTCTCTCTCCCGGAGGACTGGGGTGAGGGCTATGAAAATGTTCATATCGCCTGCACCACGGAGAATCAGAAAATGGCTGACTTCCGTCTGCCCTTATTTCTGGAAGTTCCGGTGAAGCATAAGTCTGTCATATGCGAACCGCTGCTTGAAGCTATAGACTTATCTGCTTACCTGAAACCTTCCATCGAGTGCGTCATAGTCGGCGGTGAGTCAGGCATTGAGGCGAGGGAATGCAGCTATGACTGGGTGCTCTCAATACGCGAGCAGTGCAGGGCGGCGGGCATATCATTTAATTTCAGGCAGACGGGCAGACACTTCCGCAAGGGCGGAAAACTGTACACTCTCCGCCGTGAGCTCCACAGATCTCAGGCAAAAAAAGCAGGAATAGATCTGCCTTGA
- the ppnP gene encoding pyrimidine/purine nucleoside phosphorylase: MDEFKNVSVVKKANVYFGGKVVSRTVRFEDGSVKTLGFMQAGEYTFNTAEAEIMEFMSGELEVDLPDRREPLIINGECTFEVPANSSFTLRVSKPADYCCSFIK; this comes from the coding sequence ATGGACGAATTTAAAAATGTTTCTGTGGTGAAAAAAGCTAACGTATATTTCGGCGGCAAGGTAGTGAGCCGCACGGTTAGGTTTGAGGACGGCTCAGTGAAAACTCTTGGCTTCATGCAGGCAGGGGAATACACCTTCAACACTGCTGAGGCGGAGATTATGGAGTTTATGAGCGGCGAACTGGAGGTTGATCTGCCTGACAGGAGAGAACCTCTGATAATAAACGGCGAATGCACATTTGAAGTGCCCGCAAACTCAAGCTTCACACTGAGAGTCTCCAAGCCTGCTGACTACTGCTGCTCTTTCATAAAGTAA
- the mprF gene encoding bifunctional lysylphosphatidylglycerol flippase/synthetase MprF codes for MKNRHFLLFAFYSVLAVLLAVFLHSFLHKHSIHEIAADLNAIPAYKKILAVGLTLVSFGVLSLYDFMGLRYAGVKVAGKQVMLASFTSYAFGNSIGLSVLASGSVRYRYYSACGLSFGDISKVIVFTSATLWLGLVTLSGIMFVSRPPSVSASWGIPFINLYYIGAFLLILSAAYIFLLFRYREPFSIYSMPISLPSPTLGMMQILVGCADWLCVSAVLYVLLPDSVNISYFSFLGMFILAQAAGLISHVPGGLLVFETVLLSFFPQGTISSAISALLVFRITYYILPLLAAACLMGFSEVLRLKSAMMKPILFAGRMYNAVTPMLMAAVVFIGGAYLLFSGATPVNPDRLPFLAKIIPLSLMESSHFLASLAGMGLIILSRGLFKKIDLAYQLTLILLTAGAVLSLLKGAEIETFALQGVIIFALFPTRSLYSKKSSFFSEVLTKEWLFTILVIFFVFTWLGFFSYKHVEYRSELWWTFTFDDQAPRFLRAMVGLFTLIAALAVFKLIQPSKPAFVPYTDDINKLIEPVVAGSDDTTAYLAYLPDKQYIFGEDGRSFIMYGTEGRSFISMGDPVGPEESAAELIFRFRKMSEEHGCRAVFYEIGADYIPHYMDAGLKIFKIGEQARVRLTGFSLEGSHWSGMRNTIKKSEKEGCSLKIFSGDEVSAMLPVFRQISDEWMQTKNSREKRFSLGCFNEDYLRRMPFAAVMKDEKPVAFANIWMTDSKHELSIDLMRYGNDAPKGVMEYLFIKLILYAKDEGHEFFNLGMAPLSGFELHSFSPFWNRLAGVMYRHGERFYNFKGLRSYKEKFKPQWEPRYIAVQSIFALPAALKSVASLISGGTAGIFSK; via the coding sequence ATGAAAAACAGACACTTTCTGCTTTTCGCCTTTTATTCAGTCCTTGCGGTTCTCCTTGCAGTTTTTCTCCATTCATTTCTGCATAAGCACAGCATCCACGAAATAGCCGCGGATCTCAACGCTATACCTGCTTATAAAAAAATTCTCGCAGTGGGGCTCACCCTTGTGAGTTTTGGCGTTCTCTCACTGTATGATTTTATGGGGCTGAGGTATGCTGGTGTAAAGGTGGCGGGAAAGCAGGTTATGCTTGCCTCCTTCACAAGCTACGCCTTCGGAAACTCCATCGGGCTTTCCGTTCTGGCTTCCGGTTCCGTGCGCTACAGGTACTATTCCGCCTGCGGACTGAGCTTCGGTGACATATCAAAGGTAATAGTCTTCACTTCGGCCACTCTCTGGCTGGGGCTTGTGACCCTGAGCGGCATAATGTTTGTCAGCCGCCCTCCGTCCGTATCAGCCTCATGGGGTATCCCTTTCATAAACCTGTACTATATCGGCGCATTTCTGCTGATTCTCTCTGCTGCTTACATATTTCTGCTTTTCAGATACAGAGAGCCTTTCAGCATTTACAGCATGCCCATCTCACTGCCTTCGCCCACGCTGGGCATGATGCAGATTCTGGTGGGATGTGCTGACTGGCTGTGTGTTTCGGCGGTGCTTTATGTTCTGCTGCCTGATTCGGTGAATATTAGTTATTTCAGCTTTCTGGGCATGTTCATTCTGGCACAGGCTGCGGGGCTCATCAGCCATGTTCCGGGCGGGCTTCTGGTTTTTGAAACAGTGCTGCTGTCTTTCTTCCCGCAGGGAACTATCAGTTCTGCCATAAGCGCACTGCTTGTTTTCAGGATAACCTACTATATTCTGCCGCTTCTTGCTGCTGCCTGCCTTATGGGGTTTTCAGAGGTTCTGAGGCTGAAATCAGCCATGATGAAGCCTATACTTTTTGCCGGCAGAATGTACAACGCCGTAACACCTATGCTTATGGCGGCTGTGGTTTTCATTGGAGGCGCTTACCTGCTTTTCAGCGGTGCAACACCTGTCAACCCTGACAGACTGCCTTTTCTGGCGAAGATAATTCCGCTGAGCCTCATGGAGTCGTCCCACTTTCTGGCAAGCCTCGCCGGGATGGGGCTTATTATACTTTCCAGAGGGCTTTTCAAAAAAATAGACCTTGCCTACCAGCTTACCCTTATTCTGCTTACGGCGGGCGCTGTGCTTTCGCTTCTCAAAGGTGCGGAGATAGAAACCTTTGCTTTGCAGGGGGTTATAATCTTCGCCCTGTTCCCCACACGCAGCCTTTACAGTAAAAAGAGCTCTTTTTTCAGCGAGGTTCTGACAAAGGAATGGCTGTTTACCATTCTGGTCATTTTCTTTGTTTTCACATGGCTGGGTTTTTTCTCTTACAAGCATGTGGAGTACCGCAGCGAGCTCTGGTGGACATTCACCTTTGATGATCAGGCTCCGCGCTTTCTCCGGGCTATGGTGGGTCTTTTTACCCTCATTGCCGCACTCGCGGTGTTCAAGCTTATTCAGCCGTCAAAGCCTGCCTTTGTGCCGTATACGGATGATATAAATAAGCTCATTGAGCCTGTAGTGGCAGGAAGTGATGATACGACAGCGTATCTGGCTTATCTGCCGGATAAGCAGTACATCTTCGGGGAAGACGGCAGAAGCTTTATTATGTACGGCACTGAGGGGCGCAGCTTCATCAGCATGGGCGACCCTGTGGGGCCGGAGGAATCAGCGGCGGAGCTTATATTCCGTTTCCGTAAAATGAGTGAGGAGCACGGATGCAGGGCGGTTTTTTATGAGATCGGCGCAGATTACATACCTCACTATATGGATGCGGGGCTTAAAATATTCAAAATCGGCGAACAGGCCAGAGTGAGGCTGACAGGTTTCTCACTGGAGGGGAGCCACTGGAGCGGTATGCGCAACACAATCAAGAAGTCCGAGAAGGAAGGCTGCTCCCTGAAAATTTTCTCAGGCGATGAGGTGTCCGCCATGCTGCCTGTTTTCAGGCAGATTTCGGATGAATGGATGCAAACCAAGAACAGCAGGGAGAAGCGTTTTTCCCTCGGCTGCTTCAATGAGGACTACCTCAGACGCATGCCTTTTGCCGCCGTGATGAAGGATGAAAAACCTGTTGCCTTTGCAAATATATGGATGACAGACTCAAAGCATGAACTTTCAATAGACCTTATGCGCTACGGAAATGATGCGCCTAAAGGGGTTATGGAATACCTGTTCATCAAGCTCATATTGTATGCAAAGGATGAAGGCCATGAGTTTTTCAACCTTGGCATGGCGCCTCTTTCCGGCTTTGAGCTTCACTCCTTCTCCCCTTTCTGGAACAGGCTTGCTGGGGTGATGTACAGACACGGGGAAAGGTTCTACAACTTCAAAGGTCTGCGCAGCTATAAGGAAAAGTTCAAGCCGCAGTGGGAACCGAGATACATAGCCGTGCAGAGCATCTTTGCCCTGCCTGCCGCCCTTAAGAGCGTGGCCAGCCTGATCAGCGGCGGCACAGCGGGCATATTCAGCAAATAA
- a CDS encoding MetQ/NlpA family ABC transporter substrate-binding protein, translated as MKGVTLRKLLLGAAVLIASAVLFAGCSKKEEKEAAGEAVSAEQQTAAVKIGATPVPHVEILEFAKPILAEQGVNLEIITFTDYVQPNLALDKGELDANFFQHFPYLESFSADHKLNLKAVAKVHIEPMGFYSAKVKSIDEVAEGAVVAIPNDPTNGGRALVLLEKTGLIKLAEGAGIKATVQDITENPKKITVRALDAAQLPRVLEDVSGAVINTNFALEAGLNPSKDAIVIEDKESPYSNILVVKAERANEEALVKLAEVLASPEVKAFIEEKYQGAVVPAQEVIR; from the coding sequence ATGAAAGGTGTTACTTTAAGAAAACTGCTGCTCGGTGCGGCGGTTCTGATCGCATCCGCGGTTCTTTTCGCAGGATGCAGCAAAAAGGAAGAGAAAGAGGCCGCAGGCGAGGCTGTTTCCGCTGAACAGCAGACTGCCGCAGTGAAAATAGGCGCGACCCCCGTTCCCCATGTGGAGATACTTGAGTTTGCAAAGCCCATTCTTGCGGAGCAGGGTGTTAATCTGGAAATAATTACATTCACTGACTATGTTCAGCCGAACCTCGCACTGGACAAAGGTGAGCTTGATGCGAACTTTTTTCAGCATTTTCCGTATCTTGAGTCATTCAGCGCAGATCATAAGCTGAACCTCAAGGCTGTGGCAAAGGTGCATATTGAACCTATGGGCTTTTACTCCGCTAAGGTTAAGTCGATTGATGAAGTTGCTGAGGGCGCTGTAGTCGCAATCCCCAACGACCCCACAAACGGCGGGCGTGCTCTTGTTCTCCTTGAGAAAACTGGGCTTATTAAGCTGGCTGAGGGTGCGGGCATCAAGGCGACAGTTCAGGACATAACCGAAAATCCAAAAAAGATTACGGTAAGAGCGCTTGACGCTGCTCAGCTTCCCCGTGTGCTTGAGGATGTTTCCGGAGCGGTGATCAATACCAACTTCGCTCTTGAGGCGGGGCTCAACCCTTCAAAGGACGCTATCGTCATAGAGGATAAGGAGTCGCCTTACTCAAATATCCTTGTTGTAAAAGCCGAAAGGGCGAACGAAGAGGCCCTTGTAAAGCTTGCGGAAGTGCTTGCCTCACCTGAGGTTAAGGCCTTCATAGAGGAGAAGTATCAGGGTGCGGTTGTTCCCGCTCAGGAAGTTATCAGATAA
- a CDS encoding methionine ABC transporter permease → MPDSVYLLKMLSLVSPAVWETLYMVAASGIMAYIIGLPLGIYLVVSSKGHILPNPLVEKTLGTVINILRSAPFIVLMVALIPFTRAVVGTSIGTTAAIVPLVISTAPFVARIVETSLKEVPAGVIEAAQSMGASLRQIITKVLLPESRSSLILGAAITAINVVGYTAMAGAVGGGGLGDLAIQYGYNRFRTDVMIITVAVLVIIVQLIQTLGMRLAVRYSYGRKI, encoded by the coding sequence ATGCCTGATTCTGTTTACCTGCTGAAAATGCTCAGTCTGGTTTCCCCCGCAGTGTGGGAGACTCTGTACATGGTTGCCGCGTCCGGCATAATGGCATATATCATCGGCCTGCCGCTGGGGATTTACCTTGTGGTGTCCTCCAAGGGGCACATACTCCCCAATCCCTTGGTGGAGAAAACCCTCGGCACGGTGATCAATATTCTCCGCTCCGCTCCGTTCATAGTGCTCATGGTGGCGCTCATACCCTTTACAAGGGCAGTTGTGGGCACATCCATCGGCACAACTGCGGCTATTGTCCCCCTTGTTATTTCAACCGCACCTTTTGTGGCAAGGATAGTGGAAACCTCTCTGAAAGAGGTTCCCGCTGGTGTGATAGAGGCGGCGCAGTCCATGGGTGCTTCCCTCCGGCAGATAATAACAAAGGTGCTTCTGCCCGAATCCCGAAGCTCGCTGATTCTGGGTGCTGCCATCACAGCGATCAATGTTGTGGGCTACACGGCAATGGCAGGCGCTGTGGGCGGCGGCGGTCTGGGTGATCTTGCCATTCAGTACGGGTACAACCGTTTCAGGACAGACGTGATGATAATAACCGTGGCGGTGCTGGTGATAATTGTTCAGCTTATCCAGACACTGGGTATGAGGCTGGCGGTTCGCTACAGCTACGGAAGAAAGATATAA